A genomic window from Streptomyces mirabilis includes:
- a CDS encoding MerR family transcriptional regulator: MGYSVGQVAGFAGVTVRTLHHYDGIGLLVPSERNHAGHRRYSDADLDRLQQILFYRELSFPLDEVAALLDDPEADPRAHLRRRHELLTARIEKLQKMAAAVEHAMEARTMGINLTPEERFEVFGGKDPEEHAEEAERRWGGTAEYAESQRRAARYTKDDWQRIQAEVASWGERYDALMEAGERATGERAMDMAEEHRQHIGKWFYDCSYEHHGCLGAMYVSDERFKVYYDSMRPGLAEHLRDAITANAARHSQEA, encoded by the coding sequence GTGGGCTACTCAGTGGGCCAGGTCGCCGGTTTCGCCGGGGTCACGGTGCGCACCCTGCACCACTACGACGGGATCGGCCTGCTCGTTCCGAGCGAGCGCAACCACGCCGGGCACCGGCGCTACAGCGACGCCGACCTCGACCGGTTGCAACAGATCCTGTTCTACCGGGAGCTGAGCTTCCCGCTCGACGAGGTCGCGGCCCTGCTCGACGACCCGGAGGCGGACCCGCGCGCGCACCTGCGCCGCCGGCACGAGCTGCTGACCGCCCGGATCGAGAAGCTGCAGAAGATGGCCGCGGCCGTGGAGCACGCCATGGAGGCACGCACGATGGGCATCAACCTCACGCCCGAGGAGAGGTTCGAGGTCTTCGGGGGCAAGGATCCCGAGGAGCACGCGGAGGAGGCCGAACGGCGGTGGGGCGGCACGGCGGAGTACGCCGAGTCACAGCGCCGTGCCGCCCGCTACACCAAGGACGACTGGCAGCGCATCCAGGCCGAGGTCGCCTCCTGGGGCGAGCGCTACGACGCCCTCATGGAAGCGGGCGAACGCGCGACCGGCGAGCGGGCCATGGACATGGCCGAGGAACACCGGCAGCACATCGGCAAGTGGTTCTACGACTGCTCGTACGAGCACCACGGGTGCCTCGGCGCGATGTACGTGTCCGACGAACGCTTCAAGGTGTACTACGACTCCATGCGCCCGGGTCTCGCCGAACACCTCAGGGACGCGATCACGGCGAACGCGGCCCGGCACTCCCAGGAAGCCTGA